A single genomic interval of Lewinellaceae bacterium harbors:
- a CDS encoding SAM-dependent methyltransferase: protein MALILLPVPIGVADPAWMPPVVIEYYRTLDYFIVEQVRTARRTLKAFDPDIDIDRITFFELDKHQRQDPMLLLAPARAGHDIGLMSESGLPGVADPGGFIVAAAHRMGIQVMPLPGPSSLMLAMMGSGMNGQDFRFHGYLPAKRPALLQAIQSLARETDRHQTAHLFIEAPYRNVALYQAFLEGLSATTGLCLAVNLGLPGGWVRSQPVQAWKNETHPDLHKQLCVFVIGKLL from the coding sequence ATGGCACTGATCTTACTTCCTGTTCCGATTGGGGTGGCGGATCCGGCATGGATGCCTCCGGTGGTGATCGAATACTACCGGACCCTGGATTATTTTATCGTCGAGCAGGTGCGTACCGCCCGCCGGACCCTGAAAGCTTTTGATCCGGACATTGATATCGACCGGATCACCTTTTTTGAACTGGACAAGCACCAGCGCCAGGATCCCATGCTGTTGCTGGCTCCTGCCCGGGCCGGTCACGACATCGGCCTGATGAGCGAGTCGGGGTTGCCGGGTGTGGCGGACCCGGGTGGATTTATAGTGGCGGCGGCACACCGGATGGGGATACAGGTTATGCCTTTACCCGGTCCTTCATCACTGATGCTGGCGATGATGGGCTCCGGGATGAATGGTCAGGATTTTCGTTTCCATGGTTATCTTCCTGCCAAGAGACCTGCATTACTCCAGGCTATCCAGAGCCTGGCCAGGGAGACTGACCGCCATCAAACTGCACATCTGTTTATCGAGGCGCCATATCGCAATGTGGCACTGTACCAGGCATTCCTGGAGGGTTTATCAGCAACGACCGGACTTTGCCTGGCTGTCAATCTGGGCTTACCCGGAGGGTGGGTGCGCTCGCAGCCCGTTCAGGCATGGAAGAACGAGACCCATCCGGACTTACACAAACAACTGTGTGTATTCGTGATAGGGAAGCTGTTGTAA